DNA from Deltaproteobacteria bacterium PRO3:
TTAGGCGAATTGATCCGCATCAGCCGGGACATCGACGAGGGGGTCTACGCCCACCTGGAAGAGGTCCTGCTCGGGGCGGACGTCGGCGTGAAGACCACCCAGAAGCTGCTGCGCTATCTCCGCGAGGACGTCACCGCCAGCGGGCGCAAGGACATTCACTTACTCAAGGGCTACCTGCGCACCGAGATCCTGAAGATCTTGAACGCCCATCCCACCGAATCGCTGCTCCCGAAGAAGCCTCACGTGCAGATGATCGTCGGCGTCAACGGGGTGGGAAAGACGACCACCATCGGCAAGCTGGCCTCCCTCTATCGGAACAACAACGAGACGGTCCTCCTGGCCGCGGCCGACACCTTCCGCGCCGGTGCGGTGGACCAGCTGAAGGTCTGGGCGACGCGGGTCGGCGCCAACACGCTGGCGCAGAAGGAGGGTGCGGACCCCGCCGCCGTGGCCTACGACGCGGTCAAGGCGGGGGTGGCGCGGAATTTCGATAAGGTGGTGATCGATACCGCCGGACGGCTGCACACCAAGGTCAACCTGATGGAGGAGCTGAAGAAGGTGAGGCGGGTGATCGACAAGGCCCTGCCCGGCGCGCCCCACGAGATCATTCTGGTGGTCGACGCCACCCAGGGCCAGAACGCCCTGCACCAGGCGCGGGAGTTCCACCAGGCCTTGGGCCTGACCGGCATCATCCTCACCAAGCTGGACGGCACGGCGAAGGGCGGGATCGTCGTGGGAATCCTCGATGAGATCGGGGTGCCCATCCGTTACGTGGGCCTGGGCGAGCGTCTGGAAGACCTCCAGCCCTTCTTTGCGACCGAATTCGTCGACGCATTGCTAAATTAAGTGTCGAAGTGCCGAAGTGCTTAAGTTTTTTGACGCCAATACCGCAAAATCTCAAACCTTTGGCAAAAGAAACTTAGACACTCCGACACTTAGGCACCTCGACACTTGATATTGACAGCCCTTGCCCGGACCGGATAATAGGTCGAGCGCATTGATTTTGCGGAGGTTTTTGAAATGGCTGAAGCGGCTGCCCAATTAGAAGAGTATTTCGTCACCGAGGACTGCATCGCTTGTGACGCCTGCTGCAACGATTTTCCC
Protein-coding regions in this window:
- the ftsY gene encoding signal recognition particle-docking protein FtsY; amino-acid sequence: MEVFLQEYGIYLGAGLVGLTGLFSGLFLYRKRQAKRQVASTMTLGLEKTHDQLKVRLGELIRISRDIDEGVYAHLEEVLLGADVGVKTTQKLLRYLREDVTASGRKDIHLLKGYLRTEILKILNAHPTESLLPKKPHVQMIVGVNGVGKTTTIGKLASLYRNNNETVLLAAADTFRAGAVDQLKVWATRVGANTLAQKEGADPAAVAYDAVKAGVARNFDKVVIDTAGRLHTKVNLMEELKKVRRVIDKALPGAPHEIILVVDATQGQNALHQAREFHQALGLTGIILTKLDGTAKGGIVVGILDEIGVPIRYVGLGERLEDLQPFFATEFVDALLN